A segment of the Neisseria chenwenguii genome:
ACTGACCGACAAATACATCGCCGAAGCCGACAAAATTCTGGCGGCTAAAGAAGAAGATTTGATGGCGATTTAAACGGCGGGCTGAGGCTGTTGTGCAATCAAGAAGGCCGTCTGAAAATTTTGCGGACGCCATTACCGCACAGGTTTCGGCCGTTCTCAGGGCAATGCGGCAACATCGCCGAAGCCCGAACAGCCCTCTCCTACTCCCTTCCTGCGGGAGAGGAAACGGATTGGTGAAACGGCAAATTTTTCAGGCGGCATTTAAGCGCTTGCAGGCCGTCCGAAACGGTTAATCCTTCAAGCGCCGTCATTCCCGCACAGGCGGAAATCCACAGTCGATTTTCTGATACTGTGTTAAAACAACGCATTGCCTGTTTTTAACCGTGGATTCCCACCTGCGCGGGAATGACATCCGTGAAAATTTCAGACGGCCATTTTGATTTTTGCAACGGTCTCAAGCCGTCTGAAAACCCCTTCTTCCACGAGGCAGACATGAACAGCAGTACGCAAAACATCCCCGCGCACACCCAAATCCCGCGCCACATCGCCGTCATCATGGACGGCAACGGCCGTTGGGCGAAAAAGCGCTTCCTGCCCCGCGTGATGGGGCACAAGCACGGTTTGGACGCGTTGGAAAACATGGTCGGCAACTGCGCCTCAAAAGGCGTGGAATACCTGACCGTGTTCGCCTTTTCCACCGAAAACTGGCGCCGTCCCGAAGACGAAGTTTCCTTTCTGATGGGGCTGTTTTTACAAGCCCTGCAAAAGAAAGTCGAGCAGCTTCACAAAAACAACATCCGCCTGAAAGTCATCGGCAGCCGCGAGCGGTTTAACGCCGACATTATCAAAGGCATCGAAGCCGCCGAAGCGCTCACCGCCGCCAACACCGGCCTGACCCTCAGCATCGCCGCCGACTACGGCGGCCGTTGGGACATCCTTCAAGCCGTCAACAAACTCATCGCCGAGGGCGAAACCGAAATCACCGAAGCAGCCATCGCCCGCCACCTGATGCTGGGCGACGCACCCGAGCCCGACCTGTTTATCCGCACCGGCGGCGAAACCCGCATCAGCAATTTCCTGCTCTGGCAAAGCGCCTACGCCGAACTTTATTTCACCGACACGTTGTGGCCGGATTTCAACGGGCAGTCCCTCAACGACGCCGTTGCCTCGTTCCAAAAACGCGAACGCCGCTTCGGCCGCACTTCCGAACAACTTCCCGCCGACCAGCAGCGGAGCTGACGCCATGCTCAAGCAACGAATCCTGACCGCCCTGTGGCTTCTGCCCTTAATGCTGGGCATGCTGTTTTACGCGCCAAACGGGCTGTGGGCGGCGTTTGCCGGCCTGATCGCCCTCTTGGCGCTGTGGGAATATTCCCGCATGGCGGGTTTGGACGCCCGCCGCACCAACCACTACCTCGCCGCCAGCCTGATTTTCGGCATCATCGCCTACGCAGGCGGCTGGACGCTGCCGAACTTGGTTTGGTACGCCGTTTTGGCGTTCTGGCTGATTGTCATGCCGATGTGGCTCGTGAAAAAATGGACGCTCAAAGGCAGCTGGCAGGCTTATACCGTCGGCTGGCTCTTGATGATGCCGTTTTGGTTCGCCCTCGTCTCCCTGCGCCCCGCACCCGAATCCGCCGTCTCCCTGCTCGCCGTCATGGGCTTGGTGTGGGTCGCCGACATTTCCGCCTACTTCAGCGGCAAAGCCTTCGGCAAACACAAACTCGCCCCCGCCATCAGCCCGGGAAAAAGCTGGGAAGGCGCAATCGGCGGCGCATTGTGCGTGGCCGTTTACCTAATCATCGTCCGTCAGGCCGGCTGGCTGGCGTTTGACACCGGCTGGCCCAACACCCTCCTCATCGGCCTCGTTCTGACCGTCGTCAGCGTCTGCGGCGACCTGCTCGAAAGCTGGCTCAAACGCGCCGCCGGCATCAAAGACAGCAGCAAACTGCTCCCCGGCCACGGCGGCGTATTCGACCGCGTCGATTCGCTGATCGCCGTCTTGAGTGTGTATGCGGCGGTGCTGGCACTGGCATAGGCCGTCTGAATATTCTGCCAAACCGAAATAGGATGCGCCTCGGTGCATCGTCACACAACAGGGAAACAAATGCGCAGTCATTGTAGGCTGGGCTTCAGCCCAGTAAAACCATGCTACTGCCGTCAACCATCACAACACCCCAATCGAAACCAAAGGCCGTCTGAAAAAACCTTTCAGACGGCCTGCCCCAAATACCATGACCAGACAAACCCTCACTATCCTCGGCAGTACCGGCAGCATCGGCGTGTCCACGCTCGATGTCGTCGCCCGCCATCCCGACACCTTCCAAATCTTCGCGCTGGCCGGACACCGCCAAACTGAGAAGCTGGCGGCGCAATGCGTGCAGTTCCAGCCCCAGTTTGCCGTGGTTGCCGATGCGGAATGCGCAGCGGATTTAGCAGGCCGTCTGAAAGCCGCGGGCTGCGCCACCGAAGTGCTTCACGGTACGCAGGCCCTGATTGACGTGGCTTCGGCGGCGGAGGTAACGGGTGTGATGTGCGCCATCGTCGGCGCCGCCGGCCTGCCCTCTGCGCTGGCCGCCGCCAAAGCGGGCAAAACCATTTATTTGGCCAACAAAGAAACGCTGGTCGTCGCCGGCGCGCTGTTTATGCAGACCGCCAAAGCCAACGGCGCCACCGTGTTGCCCATCGACAGCGAACACAACGCCATTTTCCAAGTATTGCCGCGCGACTACACAGGCCGTCTGAACGAGCACGGCATCGCCTCCATCATCCTCACCGCTTCGGGCGGGCCGTTTCTCCACACCGATTTGGCCGCGTTCGACAGCATTACCCCCGCCCAAGCGGTGAAACACCCGAATTGGAGCATGGGGCGGAAAATCTCCGTCGATTCCGCCAGCATGATGAACAAAGGGTTGGAATTAATCGAAGCGCATTGGCTGTTCAACTGTCCGCCCGACAAGCTCGAAGTCGTCATCCACCCCCAATCCGTGATTCACAGTATGGTGCGCTACCGCGACGGTTCCGTGCTCGCCCAAATGGGCAACCCCGATATGCGCACCCCCATCGCCTACTGCCTCGGTCTGCCCGAGCGCATCGAATCCGGCGTCGGCGCATTGGATTTCGGCAGCCTCGCCGCGTTGACCTTTACCGTGCCCGACTTCAACCGTTTCCCCTGCCTGAAACTCGCCTACGACGCCATGCACGCCGGCGGCAGCGCCCCGTGCGTCCTCAACGCCGCCAACGAAGAAGCCGTCACCGCCTTTTTAGACAAACGGATTAAGTTTACCGACATTCCCCGCGTCGTCACCCATTGTTTGGAACAGGATTTTTCAGACTGCCTCAGCGATACCGACAGCCTCTTGGCGCAAGACAAAGAAAGCCGCGCTTGGGCGCAGGCGTTTATGGCGGGGTTGTGAGGCCGTCTGAAAACCGCCACCACACACGGTTTTTCAGACGGCCTAACCTGTCCACCCCGCCGTCCTCAATACAAATAAAGTGAAAAAAATCAATCAGCAGCCGTTTCTCAATTTATAATCCCTTTATCACTTTCAGACGGCCTCAAATCAAACCAATGCCGTCTGCCGACACATTTACGGACAAGACCGCCTTTTCATCACAGGCCGTCTGAAAAACACACTCAGGAGTTTTACCTTGCAAACCTTTATTGCCTTTATCGTTGCCATTCTGATTCTGGTGAGCCTGCACGAATTCGGCCACTACATCGTCGCGCGCTGGTGCGGTGTGAAAGTGCTGCGATTTTCCGTCGGCTTCGGCAAGCCGTTTTTCACGAAAAAACGCGGCGATACGGAATGGTGTTTCTCGCCGATACCGCTGGGCGGTTATGTGAAAATGGTCGATACCCGCGAAGGGAACGTGTCGAAAGCCGACCTGCCCTACGCGTTCGACAAACAGCATCCGGCCAAGCGCATTGCCATCGTAGCGGCGGGCCCACTGACCAATCTTGTGCTGGCGGTTTTGCTCTATGGCCTGAGTTTTTCCTTCGGCGTCACCGAAATCAAACCGTTCGTCGGTACGGTTGAGCCGTCCAGCATTGCGGCGAAGGCGGGTTTCCAAAGCGGTGATAAAATCCTTTCGGTCAACGGCGAAGCGGTCAAAGACTGGCCGGCTGCGCAAACCGAAATGGTTTTGGCGCTGGAAGCGGGCAAGGTGAACGTCGCTGTTCAGACGGCCTCAGGCGAGGCTGCGGTCAGGATTATCGACGCGGCGGGAACGCCTGAAGCAGGTAAAATTGCGCAAAACAAAGGCAACATCGGCCTTGTGCCTTTTAAAATCACCAACCGCCTCGAGCTGGTCGAAAAAGGCAGCCCCGCCAAAGCCGCAGGTTTGAAAGCGGGCGACACGCTGCTGGCCGCCAACGGCAAGGCTTTAAAAGACTGGATGGAATGGGCAAACCTGTTCCGCAAGAGCCCCGGCCAGAAAATCGACATTGTTTACGAACGCGGCGGCAAAACCTTTACCGCCGGCCTGCGCCCCGATACCAAAGAGCTTTCAGACGGCACGTTAATCGGACGTGCCGGTTTGGCGCCCCAAACCGACGAGGCTTGGGACAAACAAATCCGCCGCGAATACACGCCCTCTGTTCCCGAAGCCTTTAAAATGGGTTGGGACAAAACCGTCGGCTATTCGACCATGACGCTGAAGTTTTTCGGCAAGCTGGTAACGGGGCAGGCATCGCTGAGCCACGTTTCCGGCCCGTTGACGATTGCCGACATCGCCGGAAAATCGGCGGAACACGGCGTTCAGAGTTATTTGGAATTTTTGGCATTGGTCAGCATCAGTTTGGGCGTTCTCAACCTGCTGCCGATACCCGTTTTAGACGGCGGTCATTTAGTGTACTATACCGCCGAATGGATACGCGGAAAGCCTTTGAGCGAGCGCATTCAGGCCGTCGGCCTGCGCTTCGGCCTCGCAGCCATGCTGATGCTGATGCTGGTGGCTTTCTTTAATGATATTAACTGTTTGTTTGGATAAGAGCATGAAACTAAAACAGATTTCTTCCGCATTGATGGTACTCGGCCTCTCACCGCTGGCATTGGCCGACTTCATCATCCAAGACATCCGCGTCGAAGGTTTGCAACGCACCGAACCGAGCACCGTATTCAGCTACCTGCCCGTCAAAGTCGGCGACACGTTCACCGATGCGCGCAGCGAAGAAATCATCAAAAAACTCTACGCTACCGGTTTCTTCGACGACGTGCGCGTCGAAACCATGGGCAACCAGGTTTTGCTTACCGTCATCGAGCGCCCCACCATCGGCAGTCTCAACATTACCGGCGCCAAAACGCTGCAAGCCGATGCCATCAAGAAAAACTTCGCCAACTTCGGCCTGGCGCAATCGCAATATTTCAACCCTGCCACGCTGAACCAAGCCATTGCCGGCCTTCAGCAGGAATACCAAAGCCGCGGCCGCCAATCGGTCAAAATCACCCCGACCTTAACCAAACTCACGCGTAACCGCGTCGATGTCAACATTGCCATCGAAGAAGGCAAAGCCACCAAAATTACCGACATCGAATTCGAAGGCAACACCCATTATTCCGACCGCAAACTGCGTCATCAAATGTCACTGAGCGAAAAAGGCGCGATGACTTGGCTGACCCGCAGCGACCGCTTCAACGAAGAAAAATTTACCAAAGACATGGAGCGGATCAACGAGTTTTACCAAAACAACGGCTACCTCAATTTCCGTATTCTGAATACCGACATCCAAAGCAATCCGGACAAAACCAAGCAGACCATCAAGGTTACCGTTGACGAAGGCCAACGCTTCCGTTGGGGC
Coding sequences within it:
- a CDS encoding phosphatidate cytidylyltransferase, which encodes MLKQRILTALWLLPLMLGMLFYAPNGLWAAFAGLIALLALWEYSRMAGLDARRTNHYLAASLIFGIIAYAGGWTLPNLVWYAVLAFWLIVMPMWLVKKWTLKGSWQAYTVGWLLMMPFWFALVSLRPAPESAVSLLAVMGLVWVADISAYFSGKAFGKHKLAPAISPGKSWEGAIGGALCVAVYLIIVRQAGWLAFDTGWPNTLLIGLVLTVVSVCGDLLESWLKRAAGIKDSSKLLPGHGGVFDRVDSLIAVLSVYAAVLALA
- a CDS encoding isoprenyl transferase, producing the protein MNSSTQNIPAHTQIPRHIAVIMDGNGRWAKKRFLPRVMGHKHGLDALENMVGNCASKGVEYLTVFAFSTENWRRPEDEVSFLMGLFLQALQKKVEQLHKNNIRLKVIGSRERFNADIIKGIEAAEALTAANTGLTLSIAADYGGRWDILQAVNKLIAEGETEITEAAIARHLMLGDAPEPDLFIRTGGETRISNFLLWQSAYAELYFTDTLWPDFNGQSLNDAVASFQKRERRFGRTSEQLPADQQRS
- the rseP gene encoding RIP metalloprotease RseP, with product MQTFIAFIVAILILVSLHEFGHYIVARWCGVKVLRFSVGFGKPFFTKKRGDTEWCFSPIPLGGYVKMVDTREGNVSKADLPYAFDKQHPAKRIAIVAAGPLTNLVLAVLLYGLSFSFGVTEIKPFVGTVEPSSIAAKAGFQSGDKILSVNGEAVKDWPAAQTEMVLALEAGKVNVAVQTASGEAAVRIIDAAGTPEAGKIAQNKGNIGLVPFKITNRLELVEKGSPAKAAGLKAGDTLLAANGKALKDWMEWANLFRKSPGQKIDIVYERGGKTFTAGLRPDTKELSDGTLIGRAGLAPQTDEAWDKQIRREYTPSVPEAFKMGWDKTVGYSTMTLKFFGKLVTGQASLSHVSGPLTIADIAGKSAEHGVQSYLEFLALVSISLGVLNLLPIPVLDGGHLVYYTAEWIRGKPLSERIQAVGLRFGLAAMLMLMLVAFFNDINCLFG
- the ispC gene encoding 1-deoxy-D-xylulose-5-phosphate reductoisomerase, yielding MTRQTLTILGSTGSIGVSTLDVVARHPDTFQIFALAGHRQTEKLAAQCVQFQPQFAVVADAECAADLAGRLKAAGCATEVLHGTQALIDVASAAEVTGVMCAIVGAAGLPSALAAAKAGKTIYLANKETLVVAGALFMQTAKANGATVLPIDSEHNAIFQVLPRDYTGRLNEHGIASIILTASGGPFLHTDLAAFDSITPAQAVKHPNWSMGRKISVDSASMMNKGLELIEAHWLFNCPPDKLEVVIHPQSVIHSMVRYRDGSVLAQMGNPDMRTPIAYCLGLPERIESGVGALDFGSLAALTFTVPDFNRFPCLKLAYDAMHAGGSAPCVLNAANEEAVTAFLDKRIKFTDIPRVVTHCLEQDFSDCLSDTDSLLAQDKESRAWAQAFMAGL